One region of Salvelinus namaycush isolate Seneca chromosome 3, SaNama_1.0, whole genome shotgun sequence genomic DNA includes:
- the LOC120044145 gene encoding immunoglobulin lambda-like polypeptide 1 encodes FGPGTKLIVTDGDLATPAVTLFPPSTEDLKSSRATLVCLTSNLSQKSKGLADVRWMSNSESVTEDVSTSPAEQQPDKTFKISSYLTIQTAEWDKGVVVVSLLSLN; translated from the exons ttCGGACCAGGAACCAAGCTCATTGTTACTG ATGGAGATCTTGCTACACCTGCTGTGACTCTGTTCCCTCCATCCACTGAAGACCTCAAGTCCAGCAGAGCAACACTGGTGTGTCTGACTAGTAACCTGTCTCAGAAGTCCAAGGGGTTGGCAGATGTCAGATGGATGTCTAACAGTGAATCAGTGACAGAAGATGTTTCTACCAGCCCTGCTGAGCAGCAACCAGACAAAACCTTCAAGATCAGCAGCTATCTGACCATTCAGACTGCAGAGTGGGATAAGGGCGTGgttgtcgtgtctttactatcattaaattga